Proteins co-encoded in one Cricetulus griseus strain 17A/GY chromosome 1 unlocalized genomic scaffold, alternate assembly CriGri-PICRH-1.0 chr1_1, whole genome shotgun sequence genomic window:
- the LOC113832330 gene encoding exocrine gland-secreted peptide 1-like, producing the protein MLFLITLLLPSMLTEGRVLTPTQKEPTISTSHKTNIKTDLDKIEWQGEGNIIQTLESVLLTSHQDQILFEDLVNLITRC; encoded by the exons ATGTTGTTTCTCATTACATTACTGCTGCCTTCTATGCTTACTGAAGGAAGG GTTCTGACTCCAACTCAGAAAGAACCCACCATATCAACTTCTCACAAGACAAACATCAAGACTGACTTGGACAAGATTGAATGGCAAGGTGAAGGAAATATCATACAGACCTTGGAGAGTGTTCTCCTTACCTCCCATCAAGACCAAATATTGTTTGAAGACCTGGTCAATTTGATCACAAGATGTTAG